The Solibacillus sp. FSL R7-0682 genome includes a window with the following:
- the mgtE gene encoding magnesium transporter yields the protein MIEDKDINEVHYDKDFLELLLAEENIEAFREHYLALHPYDQAQFYEEVGPDIRQIIYRFLSPQEMSFIFEVIELEDDEYEKYLNEMDTSYGAAMLSYMYTDDAVDILNELDNEQRENYLEMMDDETVEEINELLSYEEYTAGAIMTTEFVSILESYTVREAMRTLRQEAPTAETIYYIFVVDDMQKLTGVISLRDLIIAEGDTLIHEVMSERVVSAKVTDDQEDVARIIKDYNFLAIPVINEERELQGIITVDDIIDVIDEEAEDDYSKLAGIADMDDNDAGPIRAAAKRLPWLIILLFLGMITSGLMGIFEATLDKVALLATFIPLISGTSGNSGTQALAVAIRGIATGDIGGKSKFKLVLRELSTGMIMGLVSGAIVVGIIFFWKGTLMIGLLVGAAICCSIIVATLAGSFIPILMHKLGVDPAVASGPFITTLNDVTSIIIYLGLASTFIGNIM from the coding sequence GTGATAGAGGATAAGGATATAAACGAAGTTCATTATGATAAGGATTTTTTAGAATTGCTTTTAGCAGAAGAAAATATTGAAGCATTTCGAGAGCATTATTTAGCATTACACCCTTATGATCAGGCACAGTTTTATGAAGAGGTGGGACCTGACATACGACAGATCATTTATCGCTTCTTGTCTCCTCAGGAAATGTCATTCATTTTTGAGGTCATTGAACTTGAAGATGATGAATATGAAAAGTATTTAAATGAAATGGATACATCCTACGGCGCGGCAATGCTAAGCTATATGTATACCGACGATGCTGTAGACATTTTAAATGAATTAGATAATGAACAACGTGAAAATTATTTAGAAATGATGGACGACGAAACTGTCGAAGAAATAAATGAGCTACTTAGCTATGAAGAATATACTGCTGGGGCCATAATGACTACGGAGTTCGTTTCGATTTTGGAGAGCTATACGGTGCGCGAAGCAATGCGTACGCTACGACAAGAGGCGCCAACAGCTGAAACAATCTATTATATTTTCGTAGTAGATGACATGCAAAAACTAACTGGCGTTATTTCATTACGTGATTTGATTATTGCTGAAGGAGATACACTGATTCACGAAGTTATGAGTGAACGTGTAGTATCTGCTAAGGTAACGGATGATCAAGAAGATGTAGCACGTATTATAAAGGATTATAACTTTTTAGCCATTCCTGTAATTAATGAAGAACGTGAATTGCAAGGGATTATTACGGTCGATGATATTATTGACGTTATCGATGAAGAAGCAGAAGACGATTACTCTAAATTAGCGGGTATTGCGGATATGGATGATAATGACGCAGGCCCGATTCGAGCAGCAGCAAAGCGTTTGCCATGGCTTATTATTTTATTATTTTTAGGGATGATAACTTCCGGGCTAATGGGTATTTTTGAAGCAACTTTAGATAAGGTAGCACTCCTTGCTACCTTTATTCCGTTAATATCAGGTACATCAGGAAATAGTGGTACACAGGCGCTAGCTGTAGCTATTCGAGGTATTGCCACAGGTGATATTGGAGGGAAAAGTAAATTTAAGCTAGTTCTTCGAGAGTTAAGTACAGGAATGATCATGGGGCTCGTAAGTGGTGCGATTGTTGTAGGAATTATTTTCTTTTGGAAAGGTACGTTAATGATTGGTCTATTAGTAGGCGCGGCAATTTGTTGCTCAATTATTGTGGCTACTCTTGCTGGTTCATTTATTCCGATTTTAATGCACAAATTAGGTGTAGACCCTGCTGTTGCTTCAGGACCATTTATTACGACATTAAATGACGTAACAAGTATTATTATATACTTAGGGCTAGCCTCTACATTTATTGGTAATATAATGTAA
- a CDS encoding RluA family pseudouridine synthase, translated as MDKRYQLQFTVNKESQILREAIAIWGISKRTLTAIKFNGGNLLVNGEEKNVRHPLQIGDVVTIIFPPEEVSGGLMPEYGPLPIVYEDEAVLVVDKPAYMSTIPSREHPTGSVANFLCGYFKQQGIASTVHIVTRLDRDTSGLMVIAKHRHIHHLMSEQQKKGLVHREYEALVEGVIKQQLQSIIAPIGRKETSIIEREVREDGQFAHTDVKVLANGDNISHVRLKLHTGRTHQIRVHMASIGHPLVGDELYGGSRKLLDRQALHCRFVQFQHPLTGQILQFESAFPNEFSKLL; from the coding sequence ATGGATAAAAGATATCAGTTACAATTTACAGTAAACAAAGAAAGTCAAATACTACGTGAAGCAATAGCTATCTGGGGTATATCCAAGCGTACTTTAACGGCCATAAAATTTAATGGCGGTAATCTTCTAGTAAATGGAGAAGAAAAAAATGTACGCCATCCACTTCAAATTGGTGATGTTGTGACGATCATTTTTCCACCTGAGGAAGTAAGTGGAGGACTCATGCCAGAATATGGTCCGCTTCCAATCGTGTATGAAGACGAAGCTGTTTTAGTCGTGGATAAGCCAGCATATATGAGCACAATTCCATCACGAGAGCATCCAACAGGAAGTGTAGCAAATTTCCTTTGTGGCTATTTTAAACAGCAAGGGATTGCATCAACCGTGCATATTGTGACGCGATTGGACCGTGATACATCTGGATTAATGGTCATCGCGAAGCACCGCCATATTCATCATTTAATGAGTGAGCAGCAAAAAAAGGGGCTTGTTCATCGCGAATATGAAGCACTTGTTGAAGGGGTCATAAAACAACAACTACAATCCATTATTGCACCAATTGGTCGGAAAGAAACGAGTATTATCGAGCGAGAGGTTCGTGAAGATGGACAGTTTGCTCATACTGATGTGAAAGTTTTAGCTAATGGCGACAATATTTCGCATGTACGATTAAAATTACACACGGGAAGAACGCATCAAATTCGCGTGCACATGGCATCCATCGGTCATCCATTAGTCGGGGATGAATTATACGGTGGAAGTCGTAAGTTATTAGATCGCCAAGCGTTACATTGTCGTTTTGTTCAATTCCAACACCCGTTAACAGGGCAAATATTGCAATTTGAAAGTGCATTTCCTAATGAATTTAGCAAATTACTTTGA
- a CDS encoding NAD kinase, with product MKFAIQSRRDDQSNELMELAKSYLLDFGLQFDEEEPEIVLSIGGDGTLLHAFHRYLNRLDKTSFVGIHTGHLGFYADWKPSELEKLVLSIAKREFNVVEYPLLEIQVHRHHSESSTYLALNEATIKSPDVTLVMDVELNGEHFERFRGDGLCISTPSGSTAYNKALGGAIIHPTLQAFQITEMASINNRVFRTVGSSLVLPAHHNCALKPVNEQQFNMTVDHISMTETDVKSIMFNVANERVRFARFRPFPFWERVHDSFIANE from the coding sequence ATGAAATTTGCAATTCAATCACGCAGAGATGACCAATCGAATGAATTGATGGAGCTTGCTAAATCGTATTTACTGGATTTTGGCCTTCAATTCGATGAAGAAGAGCCTGAAATTGTCCTATCAATCGGTGGGGACGGAACGCTATTGCACGCTTTCCATCGCTATTTGAATCGTTTGGATAAAACATCGTTCGTAGGAATTCATACAGGACATTTAGGATTTTACGCAGATTGGAAACCTTCTGAACTTGAAAAGCTAGTTTTATCTATTGCCAAAAGGGAATTCAATGTAGTAGAGTATCCTCTTCTAGAAATACAAGTCCATCGTCATCATTCAGAATCAAGCACATATTTAGCTCTCAATGAAGCAACGATTAAATCACCTGATGTTACGCTTGTAATGGATGTTGAGTTGAACGGTGAACATTTTGAACGTTTCCGTGGTGATGGGTTATGTATTTCAACACCATCTGGCAGTACGGCCTACAATAAAGCACTTGGTGGAGCTATTATTCACCCGACATTACAGGCGTTTCAAATTACAGAGATGGCTTCCATTAATAATCGGGTATTCCGTACGGTTGGTTCTTCGCTCGTATTACCAGCGCATCACAACTGTGCTTTAAAGCCGGTGAATGAGCAGCAGTTTAACATGACGGTAGACCATATTAGTATGACCGAAACCGATGTAAAGTCGATTATGTTTAATGTGGCAAATGAGCGTGTTCGTTTTGCCCGTTTCCGACCATTTCCGTTTTGGGAGCGAGTACATGATTCATTCATTGCGAATGAATAA
- a CDS encoding GTP pyrophosphokinase, whose amino-acid sequence MGQWEIFLSPYKQAVDELKIKLKGMRSQFGIRNANSPIEFVTGRVKPLASIYDKSRDKCIPFEPTARLGNELQDIAGVRIMCQFVDDIATVTELIRQRNDMKVIEEKDYISNSKPSGYRSHHIIVEYPVETIQGRIVVVAEIQIRTLAMNFWASIEHSLNYKYKGVFPEEIKNRLQSAAEAAFRLDEEMSSIRSEIQEAQAYFNEFKEASNPAIHASTDEKEREKS is encoded by the coding sequence ATGGGACAATGGGAAATCTTTTTAAGTCCATATAAACAAGCAGTGGACGAATTAAAAATTAAACTAAAGGGCATGCGTTCGCAATTTGGAATTAGAAATGCGAATTCGCCCATTGAATTTGTCACAGGAAGGGTTAAGCCTTTAGCAAGTATTTATGATAAGTCACGTGATAAATGCATACCATTCGAACCAACTGCGCGTTTAGGAAATGAACTACAGGATATTGCGGGCGTTCGCATTATGTGTCAATTTGTGGATGACATCGCGACAGTGACTGAACTTATTCGTCAACGCAATGATATGAAGGTAATTGAAGAAAAAGATTATATTTCAAATAGCAAACCAAGTGGCTATCGATCGCATCATATAATTGTTGAATATCCAGTGGAAACAATTCAAGGGCGCATCGTTGTGGTGGCAGAAATTCAAATCCGTACTTTAGCGATGAATTTCTGGGCGTCCATTGAACATTCGCTTAATTATAAATACAAAGGGGTTTTCCCTGAAGAAATTAAAAATCGACTACAAAGTGCTGCTGAAGCGGCATTTCGATTAGATGAGGAAATGTCATCCATTCGTAGTGAAATACAAGAAGCACAAGCATATTTTAATGAGTTTAAAGAAGCATCAAATCCAGCTATTCATGCATCAACTGACGAAAAGGAGCGTGAAAAGTCATGA
- a CDS encoding UPF0738 family protein: protein MRNVYNIDQFETVHNECHFILNEKKQLIQIQSTGQVIVDSDNEAFLYIIEENNAYSYLQFSKAIWPQLVHMVLEHQIPFLRVEDGRIELNNFVEELIALLFNIEGNGNYGESFVTSVEHVFADFFARNEV from the coding sequence GTGCGAAACGTATATAACATCGATCAATTCGAGACAGTACATAATGAATGTCACTTTATTTTAAATGAAAAGAAACAATTAATTCAAATACAATCGACAGGGCAAGTCATCGTCGACTCAGATAATGAAGCATTTCTCTATATTATTGAAGAAAACAATGCCTATAGTTACCTCCAATTTTCAAAAGCAATATGGCCACAATTAGTGCATATGGTATTAGAGCATCAAATACCCTTTTTACGCGTAGAAGATGGGCGAATTGAATTAAATAATTTTGTAGAAGAATTAATAGCTTTATTGTTCAATATAGAAGGGAATGGAAATTACGGAGAATCTTTTGTGACTTCTGTTGAGCATGTGTTTGCCGATTTTTTTGCACGTAATGAAGTATAA
- a CDS encoding CYTH domain-containing protein: protein MIYVNQHIEIEFKNTLTKQQYENLLEAFSVQPSQIHRQTNHYFDTPEQHLKKLSSALRIREMDDMIECTLKEKRGQHQHLETTDIISPVDAQNMLAGTEINAPSVKARLQQFNVSLADLYCFGTLTTDRVEIPYEGGLLVFDHSFYLQCDDYEVEYETNDETFGKKVFEQFLHKYNIEPQPAQKKIVRFMTALNNQKG, encoded by the coding sequence ATGATATACGTGAATCAACACATTGAAATTGAATTCAAAAATACTTTAACAAAGCAACAATATGAAAATTTACTCGAAGCATTTTCGGTGCAACCTTCTCAAATTCATCGGCAAACAAATCATTATTTTGACACACCTGAACAACATTTAAAAAAATTATCAAGCGCACTACGTATTCGTGAAATGGATGACATGATTGAATGTACATTAAAGGAAAAACGAGGACAGCATCAACACCTAGAAACAACGGATATTATTTCTCCAGTTGATGCTCAAAATATGCTTGCCGGTACAGAAATAAATGCGCCTTCTGTTAAAGCTCGTTTACAACAATTTAATGTGTCTTTAGCCGACTTATATTGCTTCGGAACATTAACGACAGATCGTGTAGAAATCCCTTATGAAGGAGGATTACTCGTGTTTGATCATTCTTTTTATTTGCAGTGTGACGATTATGAGGTAGAATATGAAACAAATGATGAAACTTTTGGAAAAAAAGTTTTCGAACAGTTTTTACATAAATATAATATTGAGCCGCAGCCTGCACAGAAAAAAATCGTGCGTTTTATGACGGCATTAAATAATCAGAAAGGTTAG
- a CDS encoding lytic transglycosylase domain-containing protein codes for MKTLLELQALQNLNMSNDSNSNTLSSNSTLFSELMNDLLNGESLNSSNSLNDLGDVGTLQQLLETMQTSGSNLASSNSYIASFMLNNSTNMNIDTSSALQSVTSKLQQYTTDYTGKEAFENFLTGAEQYQAEISKAAQTYNIPEKLIAAVMKQESNFNSTAVSSAGASGLMQLMPSTAKFLGVSDRLDPEQNIMGGAKYLRQMLNQFDNDISTALAAYNAGPGNVKKYNGIPPFKETQNYVKNVLNYFNA; via the coding sequence ATGAAGACATTATTAGAGTTACAAGCGTTACAAAACTTAAACATGTCGAACGATTCAAATTCAAACACACTTTCATCTAATTCAACATTATTTTCTGAGCTAATGAACGACCTATTAAATGGGGAGTCTTTAAATTCATCCAATTCACTTAATGACTTAGGTGACGTTGGCACATTACAGCAATTACTTGAAACAATGCAAACAAGCGGTTCAAACTTAGCTTCGTCTAATAGTTACATTGCTTCATTTATGCTAAATAATTCAACAAATATGAATATAGATACTTCAAGTGCACTTCAATCTGTGACATCTAAATTGCAACAATATACAACTGACTACACAGGGAAAGAAGCCTTTGAAAACTTCTTAACTGGTGCTGAGCAATACCAAGCCGAAATTTCAAAAGCAGCACAAACCTATAATATACCTGAAAAATTGATTGCTGCTGTAATGAAACAGGAATCAAACTTTAATTCAACTGCGGTAAGCTCTGCTGGCGCATCCGGCTTAATGCAATTAATGCCTTCTACCGCAAAGTTTTTAGGGGTGAGTGACCGGTTAGACCCTGAGCAAAACATTATGGGTGGCGCAAAATATTTACGCCAAATGTTAAATCAATTTGATAATGATATTTCTACTGCCCTTGCCGCTTACAATGCAGGTCCTGGGAACGTTAAGAAGTATAACGGCATCCCGCCATTTAAAGAAACACAAAACTATGTAAAGAACGTTTTAAACTATTTTAATGCATAA
- a CDS encoding globin domain-containing protein produces the protein MNRKYTVPYEEIGAEKLSELINAFYSRVAKHPLLIPIFPKDLTETIRKQIQFQTQYLGGPNLFTEEHGHPMMRARHMHFKITPDRAQAWLECMAEAMDEVNLDEKFRKVYYQRLVLTAHHMVNAANDEEGFA, from the coding sequence ATGAATCGAAAATATACGGTTCCATATGAGGAAATCGGTGCTGAGAAGCTTTCTGAATTAATTAACGCGTTCTACTCTAGAGTGGCGAAGCACCCTTTATTAATTCCTATTTTCCCAAAAGATTTAACGGAAACGATTCGCAAACAAATTCAATTCCAAACACAGTATCTTGGCGGGCCAAATTTGTTTACAGAGGAACATGGTCACCCGATGATGCGTGCTAGACATATGCATTTTAAAATTACACCCGATCGTGCACAGGCATGGCTAGAATGTATGGCTGAGGCAATGGACGAAGTAAACTTAGATGAAAAGTTCCGCAAAGTTTACTATCAACGTCTTGTACTTACTGCTCACCATATGGTTAATGCTGCGAATGATGAGGAGGGATTTGCGTGA
- a CDS encoding DsbA family protein has protein sequence MNNIQLLQQPITPSTCNKPIELYIFIDPLCPEAYAMQTTLRKLQVEYDHYFTCRYVLSTELSTLNCMTSRMKGCVTGAELDITHPALPSIAIKAAELQGKRAGFRYLNKVQEVTALKTRNIHSHATLLEIAQQVNLDMNEFTTDFGSKEAARAFQCDLYLTREMEVDEIPSIVFFNERIEDEGLKVSGSYNYEVYEHILMELLDEQLIRQPVPALDDLFDRFSTLTTAEVAEIYSINEATAERELKKRMLLQKVERIMTEDLTMWRAK, from the coding sequence GTGAATAATATCCAACTTTTACAGCAACCAATAACACCATCTACATGTAATAAGCCAATTGAATTATATATTTTTATCGACCCGCTTTGCCCAGAAGCGTATGCAATGCAAACAACGCTTCGTAAGTTACAAGTCGAATATGATCATTACTTTACATGTCGGTATGTACTAAGTACGGAATTGTCTACGCTGAATTGCATGACAAGTCGTATGAAAGGCTGTGTTACAGGGGCAGAATTGGATATTACCCATCCAGCATTACCTTCCATTGCAATTAAAGCCGCAGAATTACAAGGAAAGCGTGCAGGATTCCGCTATTTAAATAAAGTGCAGGAAGTAACGGCTCTTAAAACACGCAACATTCATTCACATGCAACACTTTTAGAAATTGCCCAGCAAGTCAACTTAGATATGAATGAATTTACAACGGATTTTGGTTCTAAAGAGGCCGCTCGTGCGTTCCAATGTGATTTATACTTAACGCGGGAAATGGAAGTTGATGAAATTCCAAGCATCGTATTTTTTAATGAGCGGATAGAGGATGAGGGCTTAAAGGTAAGCGGATCTTATAATTACGAAGTTTATGAACATATTTTAATGGAATTATTAGACGAACAATTAATTCGTCAACCAGTTCCAGCTCTTGATGACTTATTTGACCGTTTCAGTACATTAACAACTGCGGAAGTGGCAGAAATTTATTCCATTAACGAAGCCACAGCAGAGCGTGAATTAAAGAAACGTATGCTACTCCAAAAAGTAGAACGTATTATGACAGAAGATCTTACAATGTGGCGCGCAAAATAA
- the pepF gene encoding oligoendopeptidase F: MAKSILTREEVPEQLTWDLTPIFESDEAWEAELKDVEKLSEQASQFKGKVAESAESLYSVLHFSDTLMERLHKLYVYSHLKHDQDTANSKYQDLDGRVKSVAAKVGATWSFITPEILSLDEETLNSYVENYEPLQLYKQSLKEINIGRPHVLSADKEELLAQMAEVSSSSGATFSALNNADLEFPKIMNENGEEVQLTHGNFILMLESDNREVRESAFKAIYKTYGQFKNTFASTLAGNVKAQNANAKIRNYSSARHAALSNNFIPEKVYDQLISTVHDFLPVLHRYVALRKQVLGLDELHMYDLFTPLVKEVKMEVKYEEAKKIMVDSFAPLGSEYQEIVQKGLDSRWVDVLENKGKRSGAYSSGTFGTNPYVLMNWQDNVNNLYTLAHEFGHSMHSYYSRENQPYQYSGYSIFVAEVASTCNEELLFDYLMNTLEDDKQKIYLLNQWLDGFRGTVFRQTMFAEFEHIIHEMDRKGEAITADKLTSIYYDLNKQYFGEAMTVDEEIGLEWARIPHFYYNYYVYQYATGQSAATALSKQILEEGQPAVERYINNFLKAGCSDFPIEVLKAAGVDMESPEPIALACKVFEEKLNELEKLLLNN, translated from the coding sequence ATGGCAAAATCAATTTTGACGCGTGAAGAAGTACCAGAGCAATTAACGTGGGACTTAACACCAATTTTTGAATCAGATGAAGCGTGGGAAGCAGAGTTAAAGGATGTAGAAAAATTATCTGAGCAAGCGTCTCAATTTAAAGGAAAAGTAGCGGAAAGCGCGGAAAGTTTATACAGTGTCTTACATTTTTCAGATACACTAATGGAGCGATTACATAAACTATATGTTTATTCGCACTTAAAGCATGATCAAGATACGGCAAATAGTAAGTACCAAGACTTAGATGGACGTGTTAAATCAGTCGCGGCAAAAGTTGGTGCTACTTGGTCATTTATTACACCAGAAATTTTAAGCTTAGATGAAGAGACATTAAATAGCTATGTAGAAAATTACGAGCCTTTACAACTATATAAACAAAGCTTAAAAGAAATTAACATAGGGCGTCCACACGTATTATCAGCAGATAAAGAAGAGCTACTTGCTCAAATGGCTGAAGTATCTTCTTCATCGGGTGCAACATTTAGTGCATTAAACAATGCAGACTTAGAGTTCCCAAAAATTATGAATGAAAATGGCGAAGAAGTGCAATTAACGCATGGTAACTTTATTTTAATGCTAGAAAGTGATAACCGTGAAGTACGCGAGTCGGCATTTAAAGCGATTTACAAAACATATGGCCAGTTTAAAAATACGTTCGCCTCTACATTAGCTGGAAATGTAAAAGCGCAAAATGCGAATGCAAAAATTCGAAATTACTCATCAGCACGTCATGCTGCTTTAAGTAATAACTTTATTCCAGAAAAAGTATATGATCAGCTTATTTCTACAGTGCATGATTTTTTACCTGTCTTACATCGCTATGTAGCACTTCGCAAACAAGTATTAGGTTTGGATGAACTGCATATGTATGACTTATTTACGCCACTTGTAAAAGAAGTGAAAATGGAAGTAAAGTATGAAGAAGCTAAGAAAATCATGGTAGATAGCTTTGCACCACTCGGTAGTGAATATCAGGAGATTGTACAAAAAGGTTTAGATAGTCGTTGGGTAGATGTGCTTGAAAACAAAGGTAAGCGCAGTGGTGCCTATTCTTCAGGTACGTTTGGTACTAACCCATACGTATTAATGAACTGGCAAGATAACGTAAATAACCTTTACACATTAGCCCATGAGTTTGGTCACTCAATGCACAGCTATTATTCACGTGAAAATCAACCATACCAATACTCTGGGTACTCAATTTTCGTTGCAGAAGTTGCCTCTACATGTAATGAGGAGCTATTGTTTGATTATTTAATGAATACATTAGAAGATGACAAACAAAAGATTTACTTATTAAATCAATGGTTAGATGGTTTCCGTGGTACGGTATTCCGTCAAACAATGTTTGCAGAATTCGAACACATCATTCATGAAATGGACCGTAAAGGCGAAGCGATTACAGCAGATAAGCTAACATCTATTTACTATGACTTAAATAAGCAATACTTTGGTGAGGCTATGACAGTAGATGAAGAGATTGGTCTTGAATGGGCACGTATTCCGCACTTCTACTACAATTATTACGTTTACCAATATGCTACTGGTCAATCAGCAGCAACAGCTTTAAGTAAGCAAATTTTAGAAGAAGGCCAACCAGCAGTTGAACGTTATATTAATAACTTCTTAAAAGCAGGGTGCTCGGACTTCCCAATTGAAGTATTAAAAGCAGCTGGTGTTGATATGGAATCACCAGAACCGATTGCACTAGCATGTAAAGTATTTGAAGAAAAATTAAATGAGCTTGAAAAGTTATTATTAAATAATTAA
- a CDS encoding competence protein CoiA: MLVALTEHQELFQITKDLSREMLLERKYKEKFFCPQCKEQLLLKAGQIKIPHFAHRKSSECDSFFSEGETLAHLMGKQQLFTFFSKRNVQTELEPFLSEIQQRPDLLISHNDQQFAIEFQCSKIPPEVVQRRSKGYTEIDIHPIWLIQTPNARFKALGLTKLSINYTNSQYIQMYKKQRYLITYDVHSEMFYYVSNLIPIHRLQYYGVIQALPLMQQSFPFFLPKVMSVQIFNALMLRFIAYRNQYVHSRLLLSKKGVNDDFLRAVYELQLTPLRMPDFIGIPVSFAQDFEVFCVEWQVQLFYFMHCHKLTPQKMNVQAITYFMQWAKIKGQGNSKKAVTYYLALLKKLEIENVTDEVSRVQLFQFLYNELVAFG, from the coding sequence ATGCTCGTTGCATTAACTGAACATCAAGAGCTTTTTCAGATTACGAAAGATCTATCTAGAGAAATGCTACTAGAACGAAAGTATAAGGAGAAATTTTTTTGCCCACAATGTAAAGAGCAACTACTTTTAAAGGCAGGCCAAATAAAAATACCGCATTTTGCGCATCGAAAAAGTAGCGAATGTGATTCTTTCTTTTCAGAAGGGGAGACTCTAGCGCATCTGATGGGGAAACAGCAATTATTTACCTTCTTTTCAAAACGTAATGTACAGACAGAATTAGAACCATTTTTATCTGAAATTCAGCAAAGACCAGATCTTCTTATCTCACATAATGACCAACAATTTGCAATTGAATTTCAGTGTAGTAAAATTCCTCCTGAAGTAGTTCAACGACGTTCAAAAGGCTACACAGAAATCGACATTCACCCGATATGGCTTATCCAAACACCTAATGCTCGATTTAAAGCGTTAGGATTAACGAAACTATCGATAAATTATACAAATTCTCAATACATTCAAATGTATAAAAAGCAGCGTTATTTAATAACGTATGATGTACATAGTGAAATGTTTTACTATGTAAGCAATTTAATTCCAATACACCGTCTACAATACTATGGGGTCATTCAAGCGCTTCCACTTATGCAACAAAGCTTCCCTTTTTTTCTACCGAAAGTTATGTCCGTGCAAATCTTTAATGCCCTAATGTTACGCTTTATTGCGTATCGTAATCAATATGTACATTCACGGTTATTGTTAAGCAAAAAAGGGGTCAATGATGACTTTTTACGAGCGGTTTATGAACTGCAATTAACACCATTAAGGATGCCGGATTTTATTGGGATTCCTGTTTCATTTGCGCAAGATTTTGAGGTGTTTTGTGTGGAATGGCAAGTACAGCTTTTTTATTTCATGCACTGCCACAAGTTGACGCCACAAAAGATGAATGTACAGGCTATAACATATTTCATGCAATGGGCAAAAATTAAAGGCCAGGGGAATAGTAAAAAAGCAGTTACTTATTATTTAGCGCTTTTAAAAAAGCTTGAAATTGAAAATGTGACGGATGAAGTTTCACGAGTGCAATTATTTCAATTCTTATACAACGAATTGGTTGCATTTGGATAG
- the mecA gene encoding adaptor protein MecA — translation MDIERINENTLKLFITYSDIEDRGYSREEIWYNRAKGEELFWDVIGEVNTDDYFDLDGPIWIHINASEIGLEVVVTRASVNNDSDTSSMAGSFEDDLHITDQLNEMEESLFNSLGKSAKEAEQIENARFRFKDIDELVPLAARAAQFGVKSALYKWEDNFYLFVDLQDIELQEAKDIVALCSEYLASSKLTIHRLEEYAEAIIPEKCFETINNFF, via the coding sequence ATGGACATCGAACGCATTAATGAAAATACGTTAAAACTTTTTATTACGTATAGTGATATAGAGGACCGCGGTTATAGCCGTGAAGAAATTTGGTACAATCGCGCGAAAGGTGAAGAGCTTTTCTGGGATGTTATTGGCGAAGTAAACACTGACGATTACTTCGATTTAGATGGTCCCATTTGGATTCATATTAATGCATCTGAGATTGGGTTAGAGGTCGTTGTCACACGTGCATCTGTCAATAATGATTCCGATACTTCATCGATGGCAGGTTCTTTCGAGGATGACCTTCATATAACAGATCAATTAAATGAAATGGAAGAATCGCTATTTAATTCGTTAGGGAAGTCAGCTAAAGAGGCAGAGCAAATTGAAAATGCACGTTTCCGTTTTAAAGATATAGATGAGTTAGTACCGTTAGCAGCACGTGCCGCACAATTTGGTGTGAAATCGGCGCTTTATAAATGGGAAGACAATTTTTATTTATTTGTAGATTTACAAGATATAGAGTTACAAGAAGCAAAAGATATCGTTGCTCTATGTAGCGAATATTTAGCATCTTCGAAGTTGACGATTCATCGTCTAGAAGAATACGCAGAAGCAATTATTCCAGAAAAGTGCTTTGAAACAATTAATAACTTCTTTTAA